Genomic segment of Salvelinus alpinus chromosome 23, SLU_Salpinus.1, whole genome shotgun sequence:
aggggtctcACACACCTTGTGATATACTGTGGACCCTTTGACCCAATAATCCATAAGAACAACTGTTATTCTTTAGTCACTATATTTGTTGTTTTATATTTTAACTTAGATGAAAAATCCTGAACATACATGGCTCAAATGTTGTTGATCTGTGAATCTATAGTTTTCTACTGTTGCATCTTATTTAGTACAGAAATGTCCTGTGAAGGAATTGAACATTTCTGTTGGGGAGACGCACATAAACACATGCTAAATTTTAGTTAAAAGTTGTCATTACTTGCAAGACACACAATCACCATGAACCAAACCCATCCCACTGGTGTTACTGCTGTCAGTGTGGTTTGACCCAGAAAAGAGAATTTGCTCAAAAGGAAACACAGACACGAGCAAGCATCAGGTTCAGCTTCCCCTCCCACAATCTTAACCTTTACCGTTAGTGGGGGAAATTCATAACTGACCCACAATTAGCACATATGGGCCATTTCTCTTTACCGGCCCCCTTCAGTGTGGTTTGAGCTAAAAAAGAGAAGTTGCTCAACAGGAAACACAGACACAAGCAAACATTTCACATGTTAATCTGTCCGTCCATCTACCTATCTACTATATTCATTGGAGCACCATCTCAACACCATGTCTCTCCTTTTAGGGTTTGGATTGCTGACCTGCATAGCATCATCAGGTAGGCTTTTGTGTATCTCAGGTTCTGTTGTCTGGGCCTCAGAAAGAGCAGTCAATTGTCATACTtctgtaaaagtaaagataccttaatagaaaatgactgaaaataccttaatagaaagtaaaAGTCACTCagcaaaatactacttgagtaaaagtttttaaaaaacgtGAGTATCGAAAgtcaatgtaattgctaaaatatacttaagtatcaaaagtaaaagtacaagtataaatcctttcacattccttatattaagtaaaccagacggcacaattgttttttatttgttaAGGGAGTCCGCCAGATaacaggcagtagggatgaccagggatttcctcttgataaatgtgtgaatgggaccattttcctgtcctgataagcattcgaaatgtaacgagtagttttgggtgtcagggaaaatgtatgaaatGTATCTAGATCTTCCTGAGTTATACAGTGATGATTCAAAGTAGCCTACAGACACATCTAGATCTTCCTGAGTTAAACAGTGATGATTCAAAGTAGCCTACAGACACATCTAGATCTTCCTGAGTTATACAGTGTTGATTCAAAGTAGCCTACAGACACATCTAGATCTTCCTGAGTTATACAGTGATGATTCAAAGTAGCCTACAGACACATCTAGATCTTCCTGAGTTATACAGTGCTGATTCAAAGTAGCCTACAGACATtcattcagctttgatctaactttattaaaGAAGCATGATTCTCCAGAGTAGCCTGTTCTCTTCTAGTATAATGTGATTCAGGGCCATGTGTTTTGTGACATGACTGgattttaacttttatttaaagcTTTTTCATCAAACTGTCCCTTTTTATTTTTATGTCAGATCTAACACCATCCTCAGACAATTACTTTCATTATTGGTGTAATTATCATTTCTGCATAAGGCTTTAAAAACAGGATAAAAGCTTGCTATGTCACATGATTGtgcaaaacacagggccctaatCAATACTTATGGAATTATGGATTccatcctcatcatcctcatcacatTATTTCTTCTGTGTATTTATTTCATAGAGTCCAGCTCTGTGTTTTTGCTGAAGGGACAGGATGTTCGTCTGGATGTCCAGGAAAATGTTCAACTGAAAGAGTTGGAGGTTTTTAAGTGGAGCTTCAGATCAGCTAATATTGTAAGATGCACTGACACATTGTCAGTGAGACTGTCTCCTGAGTACAACAACAGGGTTGAGTTTTATAAGGGAAACTTCTCTCTGCTACTGAAGAACATACAGGAAGGAGACAGTGGACCTTATactgcaggagtgactggtgaCAAAGAAAAAACTATTATTGTATACCTGTTAGTTCTCCAAGGTATGTTTGACTAGTTTTTCTATTATTTTCTACAGTGACACAGTTACAGTATCAATCAATAGAGCTAAACATGGTGTACAGGTTAAATGCATATTCATTAGTACTCTAGCTCCTGTACTCAGGTTAATAAACAAACAATAAAGGGATTATATTTGTTTTCAGAGAGAGTTGAGCCTCCAGTCCTGACAGTGGACTCTGTCTCCAACATCAATGCCATCTGTAAGGTGACTGTGACCTGCAGAGGTCAGAACACCTCTGTCACCTCCAGCTGTAACAACAGCACCTGCTCTCaggtgggaggagagagtagaggggctGAGACCTCCACTGTCCCCCTGCTCTCTGTCTATGTGGCAGGGGGTTCCATCATCTGTAACCACAGCAACCAAGTCAGCTGGGCCAACGACACCAAGGAGATAGTGGAACTCTGTCCAATGAAAtctggtaagacacacacacgcacgcacgcacgcacgcacgcacgcacgcacgcacgcacgcacgcacgcacgcacgcacgcacgcacgcacgcacgcacgcacgcacgcacacacacacacacacacacacacacacacacacacacacacacacacacacacacacacacacacacacacacacacacacacacacacacacacacacacacacacacacacacacacacacacacacacacacacacacacacacacacacacacacactgcacacaaatAAACATCTCAAATACTGTATGTCATATGtagactgagtgtacaaagcattaagacctatactaactatatatatGAATTAACATACGTGTGAGTtcacaacacataagaactcctCCATATATTGAGTTTCACCCCAAACTTTTACACTCAGAACAGCAGCAATTCATCcagacatggactctacaaggtgtcgaatgcATTACACAATAAATTGTTGAGTTTCAAatacccagcagcattgcagttcttgacacaaaccagtgtgcctggcacctactagcaTCCCCAGACTAATTGCACAGAGGAGGAAGTGTCTGATCTGCGAGAGGAACTGTAACATATTGTCTGTTTGTTGTGAACCAGTGTCTCCCCCTGCTGGTAGCATGTCTGTGTGCATGCTGAGGATCATCCTGGTGTCTGTGGGGCTGGTCATCATGATCTCTGCTgtcatcactgtccacatcagggaCAGATTCCACTATGGATAGAATCATGGGTATTGTATTTTTAGACAAAGTGATTCCTACTCTGTGTCACAGTAAGATTAGGTCATAAAAGTGCTTTTTACATTTGTCAGTTGCTACACGTAATATAGCATAACATGGTGTGACACAATAAAGCATAACATGGCGTGACATAATACAGCATAACATGGCATGACATAATACAGCCTAACATGACATAGCATAGCATACAGTATCACATGTTTATGGGCCATTTGTTTCTTTTTAATACACAGTAtgatgaaatcaaatcaaatttgatttgtcacatgcttggtaaacaacagactaacagtgaaatctTTACTGACGGGTCCTTTTCAATAATGAAGTTAAATATAAAGATACAAAACTGAAAATAGAAATCGTGACAAGCTTTAAATATTGGAACAGAATGACATTGCACATCTCACTGTTAACAACCTCACtaggatgaggttttgatgtacGTCCACTATGTTTATTTTCACCGTTCCTGTCCAAATCATCCGAAAGTATCTCAAAATTGATTGTGTAACTCAAATAAGTTACTTATTGATGATTaggacatgatttgtaaaatgtttatatgggtaccattgacttgcattgATTTCCCTGGGGGCTTTTTGCCCCAAACACACTGACATTACATTTTACAACTTTTTAAAAACGGATTAAAAATGTTCTCTCTAACCAAGTGTTATACTGGTATAcctgtgtttatctgtgtgtacaacacattaagaacacatgctctgtccatgacatagactgaccaggtgaatccaggtaaaagctatgatcccttattgatgtcacttgttaaatccacttcaatcagtatagatgaatgggaggagacaggttaaagaaggatttttaagccttgagacaattgagacatggattttgtatgtgttctgttcagagggtgaatgggcaagagctTGATTATGTTACTTATTTACTTGTTATTCTTGTCAGATATTTCCATTTTGGGATAGTTGTTCACTGAATTGCTAGCACCAGTTGCTCACGCTGCTACAGTGTCTACAAACGTCTCGAGCTCACTGGAATGTGAATGTGTTATCACATGATGCTGCCTACAAATCCCATCCCAAATTGCAGTAACTTATAGAATAGTGAAAATTCACTTTGTCTGAAGATGACAGAGAATTAGTGTAGAGGTCTATGACCCAACTATGATATACCATCTGATTCCATTATCATGTGAATGCTACAGGCCCATATCCCCAGTTGGTATAGCCAAGGTAGCAAGCCTTGCTTCATCACTCAGAATACTGTAAGATGCACGTGTCTAGGTTTACTGTTATGCTATTATTAAGAGGTTACTAATGGACAAGGATTTAATATTTATCGATGTTCTAGCATTAAATAATTGAGTTCAGAAGTGCACAGTTCGAGACCAAGCAAATATGCTATGTGTATTGTGATGAACATTTACAGTTAGACATTTCACTAAATAATAATTCAAGGAATATTACTCAGAAATGTGAGGAATACGGTTCGTATCAATTTAAAAATAATCAGATTTATTAGTTACACAATAAGAATGCAGTTAGCAAATGG
This window contains:
- the LOC139550238 gene encoding SLAM family member 7-like, translated to MSLLLGFGLLTCIASSESSSVFLLKGQDVRLDVQENVQLKELEVFKWSFRSANIVRCTDTLSVRLSPEYNNRVEFYKGNFSLLLKNIQEGDSGPYTAGVTGDKEKTIIVYLLVLQERVEPPVLTVDSVSNINAICKVTVTCRGQNTSVTSSCNNSTCSQVGGESRGAETSTVPLLSVYVAGGSIICNHSNQVSWANDTKEIVELCPMKSVSPPAGSMSVCMLRIILVSVGLVIMISAVITVHIRDRFHYG